Proteins encoded together in one Lathyrus oleraceus cultivar Zhongwan6 chromosome 5, CAAS_Psat_ZW6_1.0, whole genome shotgun sequence window:
- the LOC127082230 gene encoding protein FANTASTIC FOUR 4-like — MTKTVSSQELSNLDIWSSILEQNNKDEASQSNTTPYIHPLVKKTKSYLSEKSLEICTESLGSETGSDGFSSSYTSSSSEDDEKLKETANMVKKPRCFPPPLSSLTTQTQQLHMRPHRDNGRLFLFLQVASVPSRNSFAATRQNGRLILTFANHDDEEIHDENETVTEQPCALSLELAVNKAIGLVNKKPKWSEKLNKVTNFEDVKAVQHGSNSLILMNGYQYCEHQNSNRNKVVVYGNMNIYQGSNEATQDSHQLFVHNRKLCKDSRTTMLSEYFIFSPLCSTQFSYYIVVVKKEEETKEIGKVGKRGRRRRCRCILD; from the exons ATGACAAAAACCGTTTCCTCCCAAGAACTCTCAAACTTGGATATATGGAGTTCAATTTTGGAACAAAATAACAAAGATGAAGCTTCACAATCAAACACCACTCCATATATTCACCCACTTGTGAAAAAAACAAAAAGTTATTTAAGTGAAAAGAGTCTTGAAATTTGCACCGAGAGCCTTGGATCAGAAACCGGTTCAGATGGTTTCTCTTCTTCTTacacatcatcatcatctgagGATGATGAAAAATTGAAAGAAACAGCGAACATGGTGAAGAAGCCTCGCTGTTTTCCTCCTCCACTTTCTTCACTCACTACTCAAACTCAACAACTTCATATGAGGCCCCACCGCGACAATGGAAGATTGTTTTTGTTCCTACAAGTTGCGTCGGTTCCTTCACGCAACAGCTTCGCCGCTACGCGACAGAACGGTCGCCTTATCCTCACGTTTGCTAATCATGATGATGAAGAAATCCATGATGAAAATGAGACTGTGACAGAGCAACCGTGTGCTCTTAGTTTAGAATTAGCGGTTAATAAGGCAATTGGGCTAGTTAACAAGAAACCAAAATGGTCAGAAAAACTCAACAAAGTGACCAATTTTGAGGATGTTAAAGCTGTACAACATGGTTCGAATTCGTTGATTCTGATGAATGGTTATCAATATTGTGAACATCAAAATAGTAATAGAAACAAGGTTGTTGTCTATGGGAACATGAACATATATCAAGGGTCAAATGAAGCAACACAAGATTCACATCAGTTGTTTGTTCACAATAGGAAGCTTTGCAAGGATTCTAGAACGACAATGCTTAGTGAATATTTTATTTTCTCTCCTTTATGTTCCACTCAATTTTCTTATTATATAGTTGTGGTCaaa AAGGAAGAAGAGACTAAGGAAATTGGTAAAGTTGgaaaaagaggaagaagaagaagatgcagGTGCATCCTTGACtag